One window from the genome of Hyphomonas neptunium ATCC 15444 encodes:
- a CDS encoding CaiB/BaiF CoA transferase family protein — MLEGIRVVEYATYMAAPGAGCILRDWGADVVKIEPPGGDPIRLFFRTIGTDYPDNPVFDFDNRGKQSIIIDTSKPEGQALIRELVKDADVFLTNVRPGGLARSGLDYDSLKELNPKLVYCSLSGYGLEGPDADRPGFDIASFWSRTGVANLTIPKGGEPFPLRTAFGDHTTSIAAAAGICAALVEAQRTGKGRLVEASLFRTGLYAMGSDLAIQLFFGRVASTKGRHEQNVPISNFYQSKDDKWFCIVSRQGETDWAPLCRVINKPELATDPRFNNAKGRRANNAEVVNILDAGFGAYDMEELAKRLDAESIAWAPVQTLAEVAKDPQAHAAGAIVQTPSSKGDGTTYASPASPVRFPGADDGPKGPSPAPGEHTRDVLAALGRNAADIDALYQSGVVF, encoded by the coding sequence ATGCTCGAAGGCATACGCGTCGTCGAATACGCAACCTACATGGCCGCGCCTGGCGCTGGCTGCATCCTGCGCGACTGGGGCGCCGATGTCGTCAAGATCGAACCTCCAGGCGGTGACCCGATCCGCCTTTTCTTCCGCACCATCGGCACAGATTATCCTGACAATCCCGTCTTCGATTTCGACAATCGCGGCAAACAGTCGATCATCATCGACACCAGCAAGCCCGAAGGCCAGGCGCTGATCCGCGAACTGGTGAAAGACGCAGACGTTTTCCTGACCAATGTCCGCCCCGGCGGGCTTGCGCGGTCAGGCCTCGACTACGACTCCCTCAAGGAACTCAATCCCAAGCTCGTCTATTGCTCGCTCTCCGGCTATGGCCTTGAAGGCCCCGACGCTGATCGCCCAGGCTTTGACATCGCAAGCTTCTGGAGCCGCACCGGCGTCGCCAACCTGACCATCCCGAAAGGCGGCGAGCCGTTTCCGCTGCGCACCGCCTTCGGCGACCACACGACCTCTATCGCTGCGGCTGCGGGCATTTGCGCTGCCCTCGTGGAAGCTCAGCGCACCGGAAAAGGTCGTCTCGTGGAAGCGTCGCTGTTCCGCACTGGCCTCTACGCCATGGGGTCCGATCTCGCGATCCAGCTGTTCTTCGGCCGCGTCGCCTCCACCAAGGGCCGGCATGAGCAGAACGTTCCGATCTCCAACTTTTACCAGAGCAAGGACGACAAGTGGTTCTGCATCGTTTCCCGCCAGGGCGAGACAGACTGGGCACCGCTTTGCCGGGTCATCAACAAGCCTGAATTGGCAACAGATCCCCGTTTCAACAATGCCAAGGGCCGCCGTGCGAACAATGCCGAAGTAGTGAACATCCTCGACGCAGGTTTCGGCGCCTACGACATGGAAGAGCTGGCAAAACGCCTCGACGCGGAATCCATCGCCTGGGCCCCGGTCCAGACACTGGCCGAAGTCGCAAAAGACCCGCAGGCGCATGCCGCAGGCGCGATCGTCCAGACGCCCAGCTCCAAAGGCGATGGCACAACCTATGCCTCCCCCGCCTCGCCGGTCCGTTTTCCCGGCGCCGATGATGGCCCCAAAGGCCCCTCCCCTGCGCCCGGCGAGCATACACGCGACGTCCTGGCCGCCCTGGGTCGCAACGCGGCCGACATTGACGCCCTTTACCAGTCCGGCGTGGTATTCTGA
- a CDS encoding crotonase/enoyl-CoA hydratase family protein: MSILLLEKRGPIAVMTLNRPEMMNALGQEGDGPAVAAVCAEIAADPQIRCAILTGAGRAFSAGGDVKAMKEKTGAFGGSPADIREGYRRNIHMIVRSLYNMETPLISAINGPAIGLGCDVACMADIRIASETAKMGVTFLKLGLIPGDGGAWLLPRLIGSSRAAELLFTGDVIDAKTAAEWGLVSKVVPADKLMDEAMAMAEKIAGQPPQALRLAKTLMRHGTNASYDTIMELSAASQALMHETEDHVEGVNAILEKRTPVFKGK, from the coding sequence ATGTCCATTCTGCTGCTAGAGAAGCGCGGCCCGATTGCCGTGATGACGCTGAACCGTCCGGAAATGATGAATGCGCTGGGGCAGGAAGGCGACGGTCCGGCAGTGGCCGCCGTGTGCGCCGAGATTGCAGCTGATCCACAGATCCGCTGCGCCATTCTGACGGGGGCTGGCCGGGCGTTTTCCGCTGGTGGCGACGTGAAGGCCATGAAGGAAAAGACGGGCGCTTTCGGTGGAAGTCCGGCAGACATTCGTGAGGGCTATCGCCGCAACATTCACATGATCGTCCGCTCCCTGTACAATATGGAAACACCGCTCATCTCAGCCATCAATGGCCCGGCCATTGGCCTTGGCTGCGATGTAGCGTGCATGGCCGACATCCGCATTGCGTCCGAGACGGCAAAGATGGGGGTTACGTTCCTAAAGCTTGGTCTGATCCCCGGCGATGGCGGCGCCTGGCTGTTGCCGCGGTTGATCGGCTCCTCGCGCGCCGCCGAACTCTTGTTCACCGGGGACGTGATCGACGCGAAGACGGCGGCCGAATGGGGGCTTGTCAGCAAGGTGGTCCCCGCTGACAAGCTGATGGATGAGGCAATGGCGATGGCGGAGAAGATTGCCGGCCAGCCGCCGCAGGCACTCAGGCTCGCCAAGACGCTAATGCGCCACGGAACGAACGCCTCCTATGATACGATCATGGAACTTTCGGCGGCGTCGCAGGCGCTGATGCATGAGACCGAGGATCATGTCGAAGGCGTCAACGCAATTCTTGAGAAGCGGACGCCCGTTTTCAAAGGCAAGTAA
- a CDS encoding TIGR03084 family metal-binding protein: protein MQQAEDFRAESRALHELISETAPIRYREPTQFKGWGIHDVLQHLHFWNRMAYLQLADEDELVHHLKTMAAAGKSMRAYESEVLAGLDGFALVAEWEKQFEETADRFAGADPKARLKWAGPDMSARSSITARLMETWAHGQEAYDHLGAVRKNEDRIGNIVMLGVNTFGWTYATRREKPPGEMPYLVLTAPSGEIWTHGTPNDAERIEGRAEEFCQVVTQTRNIADTSLKVTGPVAADWMSKAQCFAGPPAPPPPPGSRFTAKAAAT, encoded by the coding sequence ATGCAGCAGGCTGAGGACTTCCGCGCTGAGAGCCGTGCCCTGCACGAGTTGATTTCCGAGACTGCGCCGATCCGGTATCGCGAACCCACACAGTTCAAGGGGTGGGGTATTCATGACGTTCTCCAGCACCTGCATTTCTGGAACCGCATGGCGTATCTTCAGCTTGCTGATGAAGATGAGCTGGTCCATCACCTGAAAACCATGGCTGCCGCCGGTAAATCCATGCGCGCCTATGAAAGTGAAGTTCTGGCGGGCCTTGATGGCTTCGCGCTTGTCGCTGAATGGGAGAAACAGTTTGAGGAAACCGCAGACCGTTTCGCCGGCGCTGATCCAAAGGCGCGTCTGAAATGGGCTGGGCCGGACATGAGCGCACGCTCGTCTATCACAGCGCGCCTCATGGAAACCTGGGCGCATGGGCAGGAAGCCTATGACCATCTGGGCGCCGTCCGAAAGAACGAAGACCGAATTGGCAATATCGTGATGCTGGGCGTGAACACGTTCGGCTGGACCTATGCGACGCGCCGGGAAAAGCCGCCGGGTGAAATGCCTTATCTTGTGCTGACGGCCCCATCAGGTGAGATATGGACCCACGGCACTCCCAATGACGCAGAGCGCATCGAGGGCCGGGCGGAGGAATTCTGCCAGGTCGTCACGCAGACGCGCAACATTGCCGACACGTCGCTCAAGGTAACCGGTCCGGTCGCCGCAGACTGGATGTCGAAAGCCCAATGCTTTGCTGGCCCGCCAGCACCGCCGCCGCCGCCGGGCAGCCGGTTCACGGCGAAAGCTGCTGCCACCTGA
- the mmsB gene encoding 3-hydroxyisobutyrate dehydrogenase, whose protein sequence is MTKIAFIGLGNMGGGMCANLVKAGHAVAAFDLNGEAVAAAAAKGARAAASVADAVKDADVIVSMLPAGKHVLGVYFGPDGVGAHAAKGTLLIDCSTIAVTDAREAHSQAEQAGFLMVDAPVSGGVAAAEAGTLTFMAGGTAAAYERAAPILKAMGKNIFHAGGAGNGQAAKIANNMLLGISMIGTCEAFNLAEKLGLDAETFFRISSVSSGQCWSMTSYCPAPGPVPTSPANRDYKPGFAVAMMLKDLHLAADAAKAAGADIRLGEMAEGIYQNLSERGFDGLDFSGVMKDLKGEL, encoded by the coding sequence ATGACCAAGATCGCCTTCATCGGCCTCGGCAACATGGGCGGTGGCATGTGCGCCAACCTCGTGAAGGCGGGACATGCGGTGGCCGCCTTTGACCTGAACGGAGAAGCGGTGGCGGCAGCCGCGGCCAAAGGCGCGCGCGCCGCAGCGTCTGTCGCCGACGCAGTCAAAGACGCAGACGTTATCGTCAGTATGCTACCGGCTGGAAAGCATGTTCTCGGCGTATATTTTGGCCCTGATGGTGTTGGCGCACATGCTGCAAAAGGTACGTTGCTGATTGATTGCTCCACCATTGCGGTGACAGATGCGCGTGAAGCGCATTCGCAGGCGGAGCAGGCGGGCTTTCTGATGGTGGATGCACCGGTATCCGGCGGTGTGGCAGCTGCTGAAGCTGGCACGCTCACATTCATGGCCGGCGGCACAGCAGCGGCTTACGAAAGGGCAGCGCCGATTCTGAAGGCGATGGGCAAGAACATCTTCCATGCAGGTGGCGCCGGAAACGGCCAGGCCGCCAAGATCGCCAACAATATGCTGCTTGGCATTTCGATGATCGGAACCTGTGAAGCGTTCAATCTTGCTGAAAAGCTCGGGCTGGATGCGGAGACCTTCTTCAGGATTTCATCGGTGTCGTCCGGCCAATGCTGGTCGATGACGAGTTATTGCCCGGCGCCAGGACCGGTGCCCACGTCCCCGGCCAATCGGGATTACAAACCGGGGTTTGCGGTCGCCATGATGTTGAAAGACCTGCATCTGGCAGCCGACGCCGCAAAAGCGGCGGGCGCGGACATTCGCCTGGGGGAAATGGCCGAGGGTATATATCAGAATCTTTCGGAGCGCGGCTTCGATGGCCTGGATTTTTCGGGCGTTATGAAAGATCTGAAGGGCGAGCTTTGA
- a CDS encoding enoyl-CoA hydratase-related protein: MTDYKTITFEQKGRVALVTLNRPDALNALNAEVMQEVVDCFAAIDRNKDIAVSVLTGAGRAFAAGADIKEMQPQSFSDMYVEDYFAGWDRFAASRKPVIAAVNGFALGGGCELAMMCDLIIASDKAKFGQPEIKLGVTPGMGGSIRLTKAVGKAKAMDLVLTGRMIDGTEADRIGLVSRVVPHDTLMEVALAAAEEIAAFSVPSLMAAKEMVARALELPTTEGVKFERRLFQGLFGTADQKEGMSAFSEKRPAKFEDK, from the coding sequence ATGACCGATTACAAGACGATTACGTTTGAGCAGAAGGGCCGCGTAGCCCTGGTGACCCTCAATCGCCCTGACGCGCTCAATGCACTGAACGCTGAAGTTATGCAGGAAGTGGTGGATTGTTTCGCTGCGATTGATCGCAACAAGGACATTGCCGTCAGCGTCCTGACCGGGGCCGGGCGGGCGTTTGCCGCTGGCGCTGACATCAAGGAAATGCAGCCGCAATCTTTCTCTGACATGTATGTGGAAGACTATTTCGCAGGCTGGGACCGTTTTGCGGCTTCGCGCAAGCCGGTTATTGCTGCGGTTAATGGCTTCGCGCTGGGCGGCGGATGCGAACTCGCGATGATGTGTGACCTGATCATTGCGTCTGATAAAGCCAAGTTCGGTCAGCCCGAAATCAAGCTCGGCGTGACACCGGGTATGGGCGGCTCCATCCGTCTGACGAAAGCTGTCGGCAAGGCCAAGGCTATGGATCTCGTACTCACAGGGCGGATGATTGACGGCACTGAAGCCGACCGGATCGGCCTTGTTTCCCGCGTTGTGCCTCATGATACGTTGATGGAGGTTGCACTGGCGGCGGCAGAAGAGATCGCGGCATTCTCCGTGCCTTCGTTGATGGCGGCCAAGGAAATGGTTGCCCGCGCGCTAGAACTTCCGACAACGGAAGGGGTGAAATTCGAACGCCGCCTGTTCCAGGGCCTGTTTGGCACTGCCGACCAGAAAGAAGGCATGAGCGCATTCAGTGAGAAGCGCCCTGCAAAGTTTGAGGACAAGTAA